Proteins from one Deinococcus actinosclerus genomic window:
- a CDS encoding MDR family MFS transporter produces MTTPAPTPASPAPSREKLLAFVGILTVLFLSSLNLTVVGSAMPRVISDLGGFHLYAWAFTAYSLATTITLPIVGTVSDRYGRRPLMLLGIAVFTLGSVLLGFVQNMEQLIFLRALQGIGGGTLMAMSFTAIADLFTPIERGRYQGYTGAVWGVSSVVGPLVGGFLTDHLGWRSVFFVNLPFALLAAYFIWRYFRLPAPGARGHFDAPGALLLSVSVTTLTLALSWGGGTYAWGSATILGLLAATVLTFGAYAWHSARQERPILDLRLLKDRGIAIASVAGFLTSAGMYAAILYLPLYMQGVRGSSASGSGLALAPLMFGMILTSTLSGQVVSRTGRYKNLILIGGLVATGALLLATTLGTGTPILIAVGIMVLLGLGLGPVNSQLTLAVQNAAPREQLGSATSGNQFFRQIGGTLAVSLFGALVNAHLNANLASQLPEQARTLPAPVQDAIANPNLLTSPQATAQLGAGLGKLGDANLLQPILDALRGVMAGAIDQVFLVSAVLVGLAFLATIALPERPLKGRAGLAPRAEKIEVSATD; encoded by the coding sequence ATGACCACCCCCGCACCCACCCCGGCCAGTCCGGCCCCGTCGCGCGAGAAGCTCCTCGCGTTCGTCGGTATCCTGACCGTGCTGTTCCTGTCCAGCCTCAACCTCACCGTCGTCGGCAGCGCCATGCCCCGCGTCATCAGCGACCTGGGCGGCTTCCACCTGTACGCCTGGGCGTTCACCGCGTACTCGCTGGCGACCACCATCACCCTGCCCATCGTGGGTACCGTCAGCGACCGCTACGGCCGCCGCCCCCTGATGCTGCTCGGCATCGCCGTGTTCACGCTGGGCAGCGTCCTGCTGGGCTTCGTGCAGAACATGGAGCAGCTGATCTTCCTGCGGGCCCTCCAGGGCATCGGCGGCGGCACCCTGATGGCCATGAGCTTCACCGCCATCGCCGACCTGTTCACGCCCATCGAGCGCGGCCGCTACCAGGGCTACACCGGCGCCGTGTGGGGCGTCAGCTCGGTCGTCGGGCCGCTCGTGGGCGGGTTCCTGACCGATCATCTGGGCTGGCGCAGCGTGTTCTTCGTGAACCTGCCCTTCGCGCTGCTCGCCGCGTACTTCATCTGGCGCTACTTCCGCCTGCCCGCCCCCGGCGCTCGCGGCCACTTCGACGCGCCCGGCGCGCTGCTGCTGAGCGTGTCCGTCACCACCCTGACCCTGGCCCTCTCGTGGGGCGGCGGCACGTACGCCTGGGGCAGCGCCACCATCCTGGGCCTGCTGGCCGCCACTGTCCTCACCTTCGGTGCGTACGCGTGGCACAGCGCCCGGCAGGAACGCCCCATCCTCGACCTGCGCCTCCTGAAGGACCGCGGCATCGCCATCGCGTCCGTCGCGGGCTTCCTGACGAGCGCGGGCATGTACGCCGCGATCCTGTACCTCCCGCTGTACATGCAGGGCGTGCGCGGCTCAAGCGCCAGCGGCAGCGGTCTGGCCCTGGCCCCGCTGATGTTCGGCATGATCCTGACCAGCACCCTCAGCGGGCAGGTCGTCAGCCGCACCGGCCGCTACAAGAACCTCATCCTGATCGGCGGTCTGGTCGCCACCGGCGCGCTGCTGCTGGCCACCACGCTGGGTACGGGCACGCCCATCCTGATCGCCGTGGGCATCATGGTCCTGCTGGGCCTGGGCCTGGGCCCCGTGAACAGCCAGCTGACCCTGGCCGTGCAGAACGCCGCGCCGCGCGAGCAACTGGGCAGCGCCACCAGCGGCAACCAGTTCTTCCGGCAGATCGGCGGGACCCTGGCCGTCAGCCTGTTCGGCGCGCTCGTGAACGCGCACCTGAACGCCAACCTCGCCTCGCAGCTGCCCGAACAGGCCCGCACGCTGCCCGCCCCCGTGCAGGACGCCATCGCCAACCCGAACCTGCTGACCAGCCCGCAGGCCACCGCGCAACTCGGCGCGGGCCTGGGCAAACTGGGCGACGCGAACCTCCTCCAGCCCATCCTCGACGCCCTGCGCGGCGTCATGGCCGGTGCGATCGATCAGGTGTTCCTGGTGTCCGCCGTGCTCGTGGGCCTCGCGTTCCTGGCGACCATCGCCCTGCCCGAACGCCCCCTGAAGGGCCGCGCCGGACTCGCCCCGCGTGCCGAGAAGATCGAGGTCAGCGCCACCGACTGA
- a CDS encoding DNA internalization-related competence protein ComEC/Rec2 produces the protein MAGVIGGILLALGQAWGVAALLAGAGLALWHARPVLLALVALGGAAGWASAHAVLTRPNTLTPWFGAQVTVQGEWDGQFLTLRDPPARLTLAPKPTQGPGRLRVSGRLLAPEGRRTPGGFDQAAWFRAQGGLLSVTPGGALVGARVREFQPQGGLRGWFRRGLTTGLTERQGALMQAIELGDRGDISREQFSEGEAVRDAFARAGLAHLMALSGQNVAILTGALILLLTRLGAAPAWRFGLPVGLLGPYLLLVQSSASITRAVLMGGAVLLALALGRGRPDPLGVIALAALACLLLFPLWLTDVGFQLSFLAVLALTQSERVAGLLPGRWPRWLRLGLAATLLAEAGTLPVIAGTFGQVPLVGLPANLLAEGLMAALVPLGFLAGLLGPLALPLNVVNGVLADALLLVARTFGHAPVLNWGQVGVGGFLAYGAAVLAGWLWLLGRVRAPAALGTWLACLLLTTLPGRLHPAREVVFLDVGQGDSTLIRLPHLTVLVDAGGSVGSDYDVGAHTVVPTLRALGVRTLDVLVATHADTDHIEGAASVLRQLPVGEVWIGQRKTDDPVLTAVLLAAQERHVPVREVRRGDQVTSDGASLTVLWPAGTAWSTEDNDNSVALRLESRGWRAAFLGDLPDPAEGTLAVGPLNLLKAAHHGSRHSSSAAFLAQVTPPDTVISVGRNTYGHPHPDVLARLAQAHSRAWRTDQLGTIRWPVP, from the coding sequence GTGGCGGGCGTGATCGGCGGGATCCTGCTGGCGCTGGGGCAGGCGTGGGGCGTGGCGGCGCTGCTGGCCGGCGCGGGACTGGCGCTGTGGCACGCCCGGCCGGTCCTGCTGGCGCTGGTCGCGCTGGGCGGCGCGGCGGGCTGGGCCTCCGCGCACGCGGTCCTGACCCGCCCGAACACCCTGACACCGTGGTTCGGGGCGCAGGTGACGGTGCAGGGCGAGTGGGACGGGCAGTTCCTGACCCTGCGCGACCCGCCTGCGCGCCTCACCCTGGCGCCGAAGCCCACGCAGGGACCGGGGCGGCTGCGGGTATCGGGCCGCCTGCTGGCCCCGGAGGGCCGCCGCACCCCCGGTGGCTTCGATCAGGCCGCGTGGTTCCGCGCGCAGGGTGGGCTGCTGAGCGTCACGCCGGGCGGCGCGCTGGTGGGCGCGAGGGTGCGGGAGTTCCAGCCGCAGGGCGGGCTGCGCGGCTGGTTCCGCCGGGGCCTGACCACTGGCCTCACGGAGCGGCAGGGCGCGCTGATGCAGGCCATCGAACTCGGCGACCGGGGCGACATCAGCCGTGAGCAGTTCAGCGAGGGCGAAGCCGTGCGGGACGCCTTCGCGCGGGCGGGGCTGGCGCACCTGATGGCGCTGTCCGGGCAGAACGTGGCGATCCTGACCGGCGCGCTGATCCTGCTCCTGACGCGGCTGGGCGCGGCCCCCGCGTGGCGCTTCGGGCTGCCGGTGGGGCTGCTCGGGCCGTACCTACTGCTCGTGCAGTCTTCGGCCAGCATCACGCGGGCGGTCCTGATGGGCGGCGCGGTGCTGCTGGCCCTGGCGCTGGGGCGCGGGCGGCCCGACCCGCTGGGCGTGATCGCGCTGGCGGCGCTGGCATGCCTGCTGCTGTTCCCGCTGTGGCTGACAGACGTGGGTTTTCAGCTGTCGTTCCTGGCGGTGCTGGCCCTGACGCAGTCCGAACGGGTAGCGGGGCTGCTGCCGGGGCGCTGGCCGCGCTGGCTGCGGCTGGGCTTGGCGGCGACCCTGCTGGCCGAGGCGGGCACGCTGCCGGTCATCGCCGGGACGTTCGGGCAGGTGCCGCTCGTGGGTCTGCCCGCCAACCTGCTCGCGGAGGGGCTCATGGCCGCGCTGGTCCCGCTGGGCTTCCTGGCGGGACTGCTGGGACCGCTGGCCCTGCCGCTGAACGTGGTGAACGGCGTCCTGGCCGACGCACTGCTGCTGGTCGCCCGGACCTTCGGGCACGCCCCGGTGCTGAACTGGGGGCAGGTGGGCGTGGGGGGCTTCCTGGCCTACGGGGCGGCCGTGCTGGCGGGGTGGCTGTGGCTGCTGGGCCGCGTCCGCGCGCCCGCCGCGCTGGGCACGTGGCTGGCCTGCCTCCTGCTGACGACCCTGCCGGGACGACTGCACCCCGCGCGCGAGGTCGTCTTTCTGGATGTCGGGCAGGGGGACAGCACCCTGATCCGCCTGCCCCACCTGACGGTCCTCGTGGACGCGGGCGGCTCGGTGGGCAGTGACTACGACGTGGGCGCGCACACGGTCGTGCCCACCCTGCGGGCCCTGGGCGTGCGGACACTGGACGTGCTCGTCGCCACCCACGCCGACACCGATCACATCGAGGGCGCCGCGAGCGTCCTGCGCCAGCTGCCGGTCGGGGAGGTCTGGATCGGGCAGCGCAAGACGGACGATCCGGTCCTGACGGCCGTGCTGCTGGCCGCGCAGGAACGCCATGTGCCGGTGCGCGAGGTCCGCCGGGGCGATCAGGTCACCTCCGACGGCGCCTCCCTGACCGTCCTGTGGCCCGCCGGGACCGCGTGGTCCACCGAGGACAACGACAACAGCGTCGCCCTGCGCCTGGAGTCGCGCGGGTGGCGGGCCGCGTTCCTGGGCGACCTGCCCGATCCGGCCGAGGGCACGCTGGCCGTGGGACCGCTGAATCTCCTGAAGGCCGCCCACCACGGCAGTCGCCACAGCAGCTCGGCGGCGTTCCTCGCGCAGGTCACGCCGCCCGACACGGTGATCAGCGTGGGGCGCAACACCTACGGGCACCCTCACCCGGACGTGCTGGCCCGGCTGGCGCAGGCCCACTCACGGGCGTGGCGCACCGATCAGCTGGGCACGATCCGCTGGCCGGTGCCCTGA
- a CDS encoding ComEA family DNA-binding protein, which translates to MLLAAAFTLGPALFPQPRVPTVTRAALTAATSPVATTPVATTPQAPVYPTTTSVTPLISGRVNLNSASLEQLEALPKVGPALAARIVAGRPYRSLADLDRVKGVGPAALKALGPLVSF; encoded by the coding sequence GTGCTGCTCGCGGCGGCCTTCACCCTGGGGCCCGCCCTGTTCCCGCAGCCGCGCGTGCCGACCGTGACCCGCGCCGCGCTGACCGCCGCGACCTCGCCTGTCGCCACTACGCCTGTCGCCACCACGCCGCAGGCGCCGGTCTATCCCACCACGACCAGCGTCACGCCGCTGATCTCGGGCCGGGTGAACCTGAACTCGGCCAGCCTGGAGCAGCTCGAGGCCCTGCCGAAGGTGGGCCCGGCGCTGGCGGCGCGGATCGTGGCGGGCCGGCCCTACCGCTCGCTGGCGGATCTGGACCGCGTGAAGGGCGTCGGGCCGGCGGCGCTGAAGGCCCTGGGGCCGCTGGTGTCGTTCTGA
- the rpmH gene encoding 50S ribosomal protein L34, protein MKRTYQPNNRKRAKTHGFRARMKTKSGRNILARRRAKGRHQLTVADE, encoded by the coding sequence ATGAAGCGTACCTACCAGCCCAACAACCGCAAGCGCGCCAAGACCCACGGCTTCCGCGCCCGCATGAAGACCAAGTCCGGCCGTAACATCCTCGCGCGTCGCCGCGCCAAGGGCCGTCACCAGCTCACCGTCGCCGACGAGTAA
- the rnpA gene encoding ribonuclease P protein component translates to MALDSLRGDRDFRKVRAHGQAVRDPLFTLRVTEYRPRHGEVWQPRAIIGIVVSKKTLRRAVDRNRARRRAREALRTLPGGLPACRAILLPNPAILTVPFADLQAALERALKRAPTRGRGGKAGGGGNPGGGRRVPAPVPPAAPQPALDSPEPDPQGERA, encoded by the coding sequence GTGGCGCTGGACTCGTTACGGGGCGACCGCGATTTCCGCAAGGTGCGCGCCCACGGCCAGGCGGTGCGCGATCCCCTCTTCACGCTGCGCGTCACCGAGTACCGCCCGCGCCACGGGGAAGTGTGGCAGCCGCGCGCGATCATCGGCATCGTGGTGAGCAAGAAGACCCTCAGGCGCGCCGTGGACCGCAACCGCGCCCGCCGCCGCGCCCGCGAGGCCCTGCGCACCCTGCCCGGCGGTCTCCCGGCCTGCCGCGCCATCCTGCTCCCCAACCCCGCCATCCTGACCGTGCCGTTCGCGGATCTCCAGGCGGCGCTGGAACGCGCGCTGAAACGCGCCCCCACGCGCGGCCGGGGCGGCAAAGCTGGCGGCGGCGGGAACCCGGGCGGGGGGCGGCGCGTACCTGCCCCCGTGCCCCCAGCCGCCCCCCAGCCCGCGCTAGACTCACCGGAACCCGACCCGCAGGGGGAACGCGCGTGA
- the yidD gene encoding membrane protein insertion efficiency factor YidD, giving the protein MVRAVRSYQQHLSPRKPAPTCRFTPTCSEYAAQAIERHGAVKGGWLAAWRVLRCNPLVPGGFDPVPEHFPKRQPRNP; this is encoded by the coding sequence ATGGTCCGGGCCGTCCGTTCCTACCAGCAGCACCTCTCGCCCCGCAAGCCCGCGCCCACCTGCCGCTTCACCCCGACCTGCTCGGAGTACGCCGCGCAGGCCATCGAGCGGCACGGCGCCGTGAAGGGCGGCTGGCTGGCCGCGTGGCGCGTCCTGCGCTGCAACCCCCTGGTGCCCGGTGGGTTCGACCCCGTCCCCGAGCATTTCCCCAAGAGGCAACCCCGAAACCCATGA
- the yidC gene encoding YidC/Oxa1 family membrane protein insertase codes for MKTRHLLPIAALGGMLLLSGCGQTGPLPTFGKAITPEWIKTDFDGQPGDEFIATSNLQDVVFNARGEIIGWYVKGYAGTPYIKKKGDGTYDFSALTNQKGIVNMVAGRKALAVEDKAAGLDPAQTAETSEPTGLTTDLKANRQDAVFRYTQGGVTVTKTVTLHPRNFKVDLKTEVTGGPERVNILFPGLGKADNPRVQAYAQGGAQPAAVQGSGTLSVENVQYAALQENPSQIAHALIIRPQGGTQVNTTLTGGAQGLITASVPASSNLEVYGGKNELIHLYQSGYTELPGLFKPNFFGQISLLIVKLMEQLYKFIGNWGLVLVVLTILLRAIMWPLMQAQGRTTARMQVMQPKIKEIQEKYKDRKDMDSQRAMQAEMQQLYRDYNFNPAGCFSTFIPFPVLIALWSTIRNFEFDSGFLWLPDLAIPDPFYLLAVVYLIVNIGQLYVMTRKNPDMFRQQAFIYLIFLYFALTFPAGVTIYIILSTLIGIGQQILINRQVEKETASIGQKVEKAPARPATKASKTIDAPKK; via the coding sequence ATGAAGACACGACACCTGCTTCCAATCGCTGCCCTGGGCGGCATGCTGCTGCTCAGCGGCTGCGGTCAGACCGGCCCGCTGCCCACCTTCGGGAAGGCCATCACGCCCGAATGGATCAAGACCGACTTCGACGGTCAGCCCGGCGACGAATTCATCGCCACGAGCAACCTCCAGGACGTGGTGTTCAATGCCCGCGGTGAGATCATCGGCTGGTACGTCAAGGGTTACGCCGGCACCCCCTACATCAAGAAGAAGGGAGACGGCACCTACGACTTCAGCGCCCTGACCAACCAGAAGGGCATCGTGAACATGGTCGCCGGGCGCAAGGCCCTGGCCGTCGAGGACAAGGCCGCCGGGCTCGACCCCGCGCAGACGGCCGAGACGAGCGAACCGACCGGCCTGACCACCGACCTGAAGGCCAACCGTCAGGACGCCGTGTTCCGCTACACCCAGGGCGGCGTGACCGTCACGAAGACCGTCACGCTGCACCCCCGCAACTTCAAGGTCGACCTGAAGACCGAGGTCACGGGCGGCCCCGAGCGCGTGAACATCCTGTTCCCGGGTCTGGGCAAGGCCGACAACCCGCGCGTGCAGGCCTACGCGCAGGGCGGCGCGCAGCCTGCCGCCGTGCAGGGCAGCGGCACCCTGAGTGTCGAGAACGTCCAGTACGCCGCGCTGCAGGAAAACCCCAGCCAGATCGCGCACGCGCTGATCATCCGGCCCCAGGGCGGCACGCAGGTGAACACCACCCTGACGGGCGGCGCGCAGGGCCTGATCACGGCGTCCGTGCCGGCCAGCAGCAACCTGGAAGTGTACGGCGGCAAGAACGAACTGATCCACCTGTACCAGAGCGGCTACACCGAACTGCCGGGCCTGTTCAAGCCGAACTTCTTCGGTCAGATCAGCCTGCTGATCGTGAAGCTCATGGAGCAGCTGTACAAGTTCATCGGGAACTGGGGGCTGGTGCTGGTCGTCCTGACGATCCTGCTGCGCGCCATCATGTGGCCCCTGATGCAGGCGCAGGGCCGCACCACCGCCCGCATGCAGGTCATGCAGCCCAAGATCAAGGAGATCCAGGAGAAGTACAAAGACCGCAAGGACATGGACTCCCAGCGGGCCATGCAGGCGGAGATGCAGCAGCTGTACCGGGACTACAACTTCAACCCGGCCGGGTGCTTCTCCACCTTCATTCCGTTCCCGGTGCTGATCGCGCTGTGGTCCACGATCCGCAACTTCGAGTTCGACAGCGGCTTCCTGTGGCTCCCGGACCTCGCGATTCCCGATCCGTTCTACCTGCTCGCCGTGGTGTACCTGATCGTGAACATCGGGCAGCTGTACGTCATGACCCGCAAGAACCCGGATATGTTCCGCCAGCAGGCGTTCATCTACCTGATCTTCCTGTACTTCGCGCTGACCTTCCCGGCGGGCGTGACGATCTACATCATCCTGTCCACCCTGATCGGCATCGGGCAGCAGATCCTGATCAACCGTCAGGTCGAGAAGGAAACCGCCAGCATCGGCCAGAAGGTCGAGAAGGCCCCGGCCCGTCCGGCCACGAAGGCCAGCAAGACCATCGACGCACCCAAGAAGTAA
- a CDS encoding heme-binding domain-containing protein, whose amino-acid sequence MRLNPARRPLLPRLLLGLIALFVLIQLVPYGRAHANPTVQAQPRWDSPQTEALFTRACADCHSHATVWPWYSNVAPVSWLVQRHVDEGRSRFNVNVPGYGRDADEAAKEVRSGGMPEPTYLPLHPTARLSAQEKEQLAAGLEATFGGEREGGEGEGR is encoded by the coding sequence ATGAGACTGAATCCCGCCCGCCGCCCCCTGCTGCCCCGCCTGCTGCTGGGCCTGATCGCCCTGTTCGTGCTGATCCAGCTCGTGCCCTACGGCCGGGCGCACGCCAACCCCACCGTTCAGGCGCAGCCCAGGTGGGACAGTCCGCAGACCGAGGCGCTGTTCACGCGCGCCTGCGCGGACTGCCACAGCCACGCGACCGTGTGGCCCTGGTACAGCAACGTGGCGCCCGTGTCGTGGCTGGTGCAGCGGCACGTGGACGAGGGCCGCAGCCGGTTCAACGTGAACGTCCCTGGGTACGGCCGGGACGCGGACGAGGCGGCCAAGGAGGTCCGGAGTGGTGGCATGCCCGAACCGACCTACCTGCCCCTGCACCCCACCGCCCGCCTGAGCGCCCAGGAGAAGGAGCAGCTCGCAGCGGGCCTGGAGGCGACCTTCGGCGGGGAACGCGAGGGCGGCGAGGGCGAGGGCCGCTGA
- a CDS encoding heavy metal translocating P-type ATPase, translating into MTTQTLTPPSARPEPHFTMSPELRRAVTLTALTLAGLLVGLTGQYLLHLPALQWAGYVTAFLAGGIPAGREALHSLFAERKLDVDLLMVLAALGAASIGQAADGAILLFLFSLSNTLQDWAMGRTSSAIQALMDLNPEGATVRRDGVERWCELGEIRIGDLLVVRPGERVAADARVIRGQTSVDESPITGESVPVDKVPGAELASGTVNLNGSVEAEVVRPAGESTLARLVGLMEQAQTQKSRTESLTERWESPYAMIVLALVPAAYALLRYGFGLSVDDAWYRAMTFMVVASPCAVVISTPAVMLSAMAAAARAGVLFKSSAALDALAGVQTVAFDKTGTLTQARMTLTAVHAEDDAQALALAAGLEAHSEHPIAQAIVTAARERGVTPLTVTDAQAIPGHGIEARLPDGQVAWAGNLRLAQRQGATLDAAQQAALGDMGARGSSSVIVGVGPRVSGVMGVADALRPDIRPALDALKASGVTHRVMLTGDREEVARTVAAEVGLSEFRAGLLPEDKLRLIGELPGPVAMVGDGVNDAPALARADLGVAVASGTDVAIESADVVLMQNDLGKLAGAVRLARDARRTVITNLAFAFGVILIVAPLAVAGKVPLPLGVLAHEGGTVFVVFMGLRLLRHRV; encoded by the coding sequence GTGACCACCCAGACCCTCACCCCCCCGAGCGCCCGGCCTGAGCCGCACTTCACGATGTCGCCGGAGCTGCGCCGCGCCGTCACCCTGACCGCCCTGACCCTGGCGGGCCTGCTCGTGGGCCTGACCGGTCAGTACCTCCTGCACCTCCCGGCCCTGCAGTGGGCCGGGTACGTCACGGCGTTCCTGGCGGGCGGCATTCCCGCCGGGCGCGAGGCGCTGCACTCGCTGTTCGCAGAGCGCAAACTGGACGTGGACCTGCTGATGGTGCTCGCGGCCCTGGGCGCGGCGAGCATCGGGCAGGCGGCGGACGGCGCGATCCTCCTCTTTCTGTTCAGCCTGAGCAACACCCTGCAGGACTGGGCGATGGGCCGCACGTCCAGCGCCATCCAGGCCCTGATGGACCTGAACCCCGAGGGCGCCACCGTCCGCCGGGACGGCGTGGAGAGGTGGTGCGAGCTGGGCGAGATCCGCATCGGGGACCTGCTCGTCGTGCGGCCCGGCGAGCGCGTCGCCGCCGACGCGCGGGTCATCCGGGGCCAGACGAGCGTGGACGAGAGCCCCATCACCGGCGAGAGCGTCCCGGTGGACAAGGTGCCCGGCGCGGAACTGGCGTCCGGCACCGTGAACCTGAACGGCAGCGTGGAGGCCGAAGTGGTCCGCCCGGCAGGCGAGAGCACCCTGGCGCGGCTGGTGGGCCTGATGGAGCAGGCGCAGACGCAGAAGAGCCGCACCGAGAGCCTCACCGAACGCTGGGAGAGCCCGTACGCGATGATCGTGCTGGCCCTCGTGCCCGCCGCATACGCCCTGCTCAGATACGGCTTCGGCCTGAGCGTGGACGACGCGTGGTACCGCGCCATGACATTCATGGTGGTCGCCAGCCCCTGCGCCGTGGTGATCAGCACGCCCGCCGTGATGCTCTCGGCGATGGCGGCCGCCGCGCGCGCCGGGGTGCTGTTCAAGAGCAGCGCCGCGCTGGACGCCCTGGCGGGCGTGCAGACCGTCGCGTTCGACAAGACCGGCACACTGACCCAGGCCCGCATGACCCTGACCGCCGTGCACGCAGAGGACGACGCGCAGGCCCTGGCGCTGGCCGCCGGACTGGAAGCCCACAGCGAGCACCCCATCGCGCAGGCGATCGTCACCGCTGCCCGCGAGCGTGGCGTGACCCCCCTGACGGTCACGGACGCGCAGGCGATTCCCGGGCACGGCATCGAGGCCCGTCTGCCGGACGGGCAGGTCGCGTGGGCAGGGAACCTCCGCCTCGCGCAGAGGCAGGGCGCGACCCTGGACGCCGCGCAGCAGGCGGCCCTGGGTGACATGGGCGCGCGCGGCAGCTCCAGCGTCATCGTGGGCGTCGGCCCCCGCGTGAGCGGCGTGATGGGCGTCGCGGACGCCCTGCGGCCCGACATCCGCCCCGCGCTGGACGCCCTGAAGGCCAGCGGCGTCACGCACCGCGTCATGCTGACCGGCGACCGCGAGGAGGTGGCCCGCACGGTGGCCGCCGAGGTGGGCCTCAGCGAGTTCCGCGCGGGCCTGCTGCCCGAGGACAAGCTGCGCCTGATCGGGGAGCTGCCCGGCCCGGTCGCCATGGTCGGGGACGGCGTGAACGACGCCCCCGCCCTGGCCCGCGCCGACCTGGGCGTGGCGGTCGCCTCGGGCACCGACGTCGCCATCGAGAGCGCGGACGTGGTGCTCATGCAGAACGACCTCGGGAAACTGGCGGGCGCGGTCCGGCTGGCCCGGGACGCGCGGCGCACCGTGATCACCAACCTCGCCTTCGCGTTCGGGGTAATCCTGATCGTCGCGCCGCTCGCCGTGGCGGGCAAGGTGCCGCTGCCGCTGGGCGTCCTGGCGCACGAGGGCGGCACGGTGTTCGTGGTGTTCATGGGCCTGCGCCTGCTGCGCCACCGGGTATAG
- a CDS encoding NADP-dependent isocitrate dehydrogenase, producing MTQLTLETTAAAPLTTVAVAHGDGIGPEIMDATLRILAAAGARIQPVPIRIGEAVYREGHTSGFTPDTWETLRAAGVLLKAPITTPQGGGYKSLNVTLRKTLGLYANVRPCRAYAPFVPSHHAGTDVVIIRENEEDLYAGIEHRQTREVVQCLKLVTRDGCERIVRYAFEYARAHGRRKVTALSKDNIMKLTDGLFHQVFREIGAEYPDLEQEHQIIDIGTARLATRPERYDVVVTLNLYGDIISDVAAEVTGSVGLAGSANIGPSFALFEAIHGSAPDIAGQNVANPGGLLQAAVMMLGHLGQHDVAVRVQNAWLRALEDGVHTADIAGEHTRERVGTREFADAVIARLGQEPQVLPAARRGPGQLPAPAPQPGRRDVVKTLVGTDVFFEWAEADRDPAVLAARLEALATGRLRLSMITNRGVKVWPGGQPETFRADHWRCRFLAGADEPVEHADVVALLTALLGSGLDFIKTEHLYTFDGVPGFSMGQGQ from the coding sequence ATGACGCAACTCACCCTGGAGACCACTGCCGCCGCGCCCCTCACCACCGTCGCCGTCGCCCATGGGGACGGCATCGGCCCCGAAATCATGGACGCCACCCTGCGGATCCTGGCCGCCGCCGGGGCGCGCATCCAGCCCGTCCCGATCCGCATCGGCGAGGCCGTGTACCGCGAGGGCCACACCAGCGGCTTCACGCCCGACACCTGGGAGACCCTGCGCGCGGCGGGCGTGCTCCTGAAAGCGCCCATCACCACCCCGCAGGGCGGCGGGTACAAGAGCCTGAACGTCACGCTGCGCAAGACGCTGGGCCTGTACGCCAACGTCCGGCCCTGCCGCGCCTACGCGCCGTTCGTACCCAGCCACCACGCGGGCACGGACGTGGTGATCATCCGCGAGAACGAGGAGGACCTGTACGCCGGGATCGAGCACCGCCAGACGCGCGAGGTCGTGCAGTGCCTGAAACTCGTCACGCGGGACGGCTGCGAGCGGATCGTGCGCTACGCCTTCGAGTACGCCCGCGCGCACGGGCGGCGCAAGGTCACGGCGCTGAGCAAGGACAACATCATGAAGCTCACGGACGGCCTGTTCCATCAGGTGTTCCGCGAGATCGGCGCCGAGTACCCGGACCTCGAACAGGAGCACCAGATCATCGACATCGGCACCGCGCGGCTGGCGACCCGCCCCGAACGCTACGACGTGGTCGTGACCCTGAACCTGTACGGGGACATCATCAGTGACGTGGCGGCCGAGGTGACGGGCTCGGTGGGGCTGGCGGGCAGCGCGAACATCGGCCCGAGCTTCGCGCTGTTCGAGGCGATTCACGGCAGCGCGCCGGACATCGCCGGGCAGAACGTCGCCAACCCCGGCGGGCTGCTGCAGGCGGCGGTCATGATGCTGGGGCACCTGGGGCAGCACGACGTGGCGGTGCGGGTGCAGAACGCGTGGCTGCGCGCCCTGGAAGACGGCGTGCACACCGCCGACATCGCGGGGGAACACACCCGCGAGCGGGTCGGCACGCGCGAGTTCGCGGACGCCGTGATCGCCCGGCTGGGGCAGGAGCCGCAGGTGCTGCCCGCCGCGCGCCGGGGCCCGGGGCAGCTGCCGGCGCCCGCGCCGCAGCCGGGGCGCCGGGACGTGGTGAAGACCCTGGTGGGCACGGACGTGTTCTTCGAGTGGGCCGAGGCGGACCGGGACCCGGCGGTGCTGGCCGCGCGGCTGGAGGCGCTGGCGACCGGGCGGCTGCGGCTGAGCATGATCACGAACCGGGGCGTGAAGGTCTGGCCGGGCGGGCAGCCGGAGACGTTCCGCGCGGACCACTGGCGCTGCCGCTTCCTGGCGGGCGCGGACGAGCCGGTAGAGCACGCGGACGTGGTGGCGCTGCTAACGGCGCTGCTGGGCAGCGGGCTGGATTTCATCAAGACCGAGCACCTGTACACCTTCGACGGCGTGCCGGGCTTCTCGATGGGTCAGGGGCAGTAA